A region from the uncultured Stenotrophomonas sp. genome encodes:
- the rimI gene encoding Ribosomal-protein-alanine acetyltransferase, translating to MNALAVAPAPLLRPMHEGDLDAVMEVERRAYPFPWTRGIFQDCLRAGYSGRVLELDGGLVGYAMLSIAADEAHVLNVCVDPHRQSHGLGRRLLRELVRLARQRDAVRVFLEVRPSNLAAIALYHSEGFNEIGRRPRYYPAENGREDALVMAMELVDADIATMPPL from the coding sequence ATGAACGCGCTGGCGGTGGCGCCGGCCCCGCTGCTGCGCCCGATGCACGAGGGCGACCTGGACGCGGTGATGGAGGTCGAGCGCCGCGCCTACCCGTTCCCGTGGACGCGCGGCATCTTCCAGGATTGCCTGCGCGCCGGATACTCCGGTCGCGTGCTGGAACTGGATGGCGGCCTTGTCGGTTATGCGATGCTGAGCATCGCCGCCGACGAAGCGCACGTGCTCAATGTCTGCGTCGATCCGCATCGCCAATCACACGGGCTGGGCCGGCGCCTGCTGCGCGAACTGGTGCGGCTGGCGCGCCAGCGTGACGCGGTGCGGGTATTCCTCGAAGTGCGCCCGTCCAACCTTGCGGCCATCGCGCTGTACCACAGCGAGGGTTTCAACGAGATCGGCCGCCGCCCGCGTTACTACCCGGCTGAAAACGGCCGCGAGGATGCGCTGGTGATGGCGATGGAACTGGTGGACGCGGACATCGCCACGATGCCGCCGCTGTAG
- a CDS encoding putative H-NS histone family trans-acting regulatory protein (Evidence 3 : Function proposed based on presence of conserved amino acid motif, structural feature or limited homology) has product MSIDLSGLSAKELASLIRDAQKRKNVVAKRQPITKVRAQLVKAAQKAGYSIDELFGTGAPRAARAPRAAKAAKNPNKGTKIAPKYRDPANAANTWTGRGKQPRWLAEYTNNGRKVEDFLIQK; this is encoded by the coding sequence ATGAGTATTGACCTGAGCGGCCTGTCGGCCAAAGAACTGGCCTCCCTGATCCGCGACGCGCAGAAGCGCAAGAACGTGGTTGCCAAGCGCCAGCCCATCACCAAGGTCCGCGCGCAGTTGGTGAAGGCAGCGCAAAAGGCCGGTTACAGCATCGACGAGTTGTTCGGTACCGGCGCCCCCCGGGCCGCCCGCGCGCCGCGCGCGGCCAAGGCGGCCAAGAACCCCAACAAGGGCACCAAGATCGCCCCGAAGTATCGTGACCCGGCCAATGCCGCCAATACCTGGACCGGCCGTGGCAAGCAGCCGCGCTGGCTGGCCGAATACACCAACAATGGCCGCAAGGTCGAGGATTTCCTGATCCAGAAGTGA
- the yrbE gene encoding ABC transporter permease, whose translation MDPDADGQLRLSGNWTLSTALQSAQLLRALDTPPQALDARGIDQLDSAGVLQLLRFAHRTGLPDEALLFRDEHRALVCTIEEVADERPKPQRDYGVAAALERLGRSMHAIGGNVVVLLGFFGENLAKLARLLRQPRRLRLTATVHQMEEVGLDAVPLIALLSYLVGAVIAFLGSTILRDFGAEIYVVELVNIAFLREFGVLLTAIVLAGRTASAFTAQIGAMKAREEIDAIRTLGLDPVDLLVLPRVLALLVMLPLLTFIAMIAGLAGGVTVGAFDLGIPPQMYIARMHDTMEARHFLVGLSKAPVFAVIIALIGCLEGLKVEGTAQSVGERTTSSVVQTISLVIILDALAALWFMHMDW comes from the coding sequence ATGGACCCCGATGCCGACGGCCAGCTCAGGTTGTCCGGCAACTGGACGCTGTCCACCGCGCTGCAGTCGGCGCAACTGCTGCGCGCGCTGGACACCCCGCCACAGGCACTGGACGCGCGCGGCATCGACCAACTGGATTCAGCCGGCGTGCTGCAACTGCTGCGCTTCGCGCACCGCACCGGGCTGCCCGACGAGGCGCTGCTGTTTCGCGACGAACACCGTGCGCTGGTCTGCACCATCGAGGAAGTGGCCGACGAGCGCCCCAAGCCGCAGCGCGACTACGGCGTGGCCGCGGCGCTGGAGCGGCTGGGCCGCTCGATGCACGCCATCGGCGGCAACGTCGTGGTGCTGCTGGGCTTCTTCGGCGAGAACCTGGCCAAGCTGGCGCGGCTGCTGCGCCAGCCGCGGCGCCTGCGGCTGACCGCCACCGTGCACCAGATGGAGGAGGTCGGGCTTGACGCGGTGCCTCTGATCGCGCTGCTGTCGTACCTGGTCGGCGCGGTGATCGCCTTCCTCGGCTCCACCATCCTGCGCGATTTCGGTGCGGAGATTTACGTGGTGGAGCTGGTCAACATCGCCTTCCTGCGCGAATTCGGCGTACTGCTCACCGCCATCGTGCTGGCCGGGCGTACCGCCAGCGCCTTCACCGCGCAGATCGGCGCGATGAAGGCGCGCGAGGAAATCGACGCCATCCGCACCCTCGGCCTGGACCCCGTCGACCTGCTGGTATTGCCGCGGGTGCTGGCGCTGCTGGTGATGCTGCCGCTGCTGACCTTCATCGCGATGATCGCCGGCCTGGCCGGTGGCGTCACCGTCGGCGCGTTCGACCTCGGCATCCCGCCACAGATGTACATCGCGCGCATGCACGACACGATGGAAGCACGGCACTTCCTCGTCGGCCTGTCCAAGGCGCCGGTGTTCGCGGTCATCATCGCCCTGATCGGCTGCCTGGAAGGGCTGAAGGTGGAAGGCACCGCGCAATCGGTGGGCGAGCGCACCACCTCCAGCGTGGTGCAGACCATCTCGCTGGTCATCATCCTCGACGCGCTGGCCGCGTTGTGGTTCATGCACATGGATTGGTGA
- the pssA gene encoding CDP-diacylglycerol-serine O-phosphatidyltransferase, with product MDQNRPPPRSRSIYLLPNLFTTAGLFAGFYAIIAAANGQFVNASIAVFVAAVMDGLDGRVARLTGTSSEFGVQYDSLADLVSFGMAPALVMYHWALSSLKFDGDVMGRVGWAAAFLYAACAALRLARFNTQVGVVDKCWFVGLASPAAAGLMMSFVWAFADGSLGWNGEELRYVALGVTILAALLMVSRIRFWSFKGGSGKGARSERVPFMVLALVPIIIAIMVTDPPRVLFVVGVIYALSGPAMWLWQRWRQPAAVE from the coding sequence ATGGATCAGAACCGCCCACCGCCACGTTCGCGCAGCATCTACCTGCTGCCCAACCTGTTCACCACCGCCGGCCTGTTCGCCGGCTTCTACGCGATCATCGCCGCGGCCAACGGCCAGTTCGTCAACGCCAGCATCGCCGTGTTCGTGGCTGCGGTGATGGATGGCCTGGACGGCCGCGTGGCACGGCTGACCGGCACCAGCAGCGAGTTCGGCGTGCAGTACGACTCACTGGCCGACCTGGTCAGCTTCGGCATGGCGCCGGCGCTGGTGATGTACCACTGGGCGCTGTCCTCGCTGAAATTCGATGGCGACGTGATGGGCCGGGTGGGCTGGGCGGCCGCCTTCCTGTACGCGGCCTGCGCGGCGCTGCGGCTGGCGCGCTTCAACACCCAGGTAGGCGTGGTGGACAAGTGCTGGTTCGTCGGCCTGGCCAGCCCGGCGGCAGCGGGGCTGATGATGTCCTTCGTCTGGGCCTTCGCCGATGGCAGCCTCGGCTGGAACGGCGAGGAACTGCGCTACGTGGCGCTGGGCGTGACCATCCTTGCCGCGCTGCTGATGGTCAGCCGCATCCGCTTCTGGAGCTTCAAGGGCGGCAGCGGGAAGGGTGCACGCTCGGAGCGGGTGCCGTTCATGGTGCTGGCGCTGGTGCCGATCATCATCGCCATCATGGTGACCGACCCGCCGCGGGTGCTGTTCGTCGTCGGCGTGATCTATGCCTTGTCCGGCCCGGCGATGTGGCTGTGGCAGCGTTGGCGCCAGCCGGCCGCGGTGGAATGA
- a CDS encoding conserved hypothetical protein (Evidence 4 : Homologs of previously reported genes of unknown function), translating to MNGASPVPVWSAAQQAWLQAMGYAVYLEGGALDALPAVQTAVPAMVAPDAAPGRPRVPARREPAPRVLPDIPVTVPETRAAPPRRGGGPRLPDRLQIALLRASGCNPNDPQTRALMEGWPLGELRANPAAKRALWPQLRALRRKQRQ from the coding sequence ATGAACGGCGCATCGCCCGTGCCCGTGTGGTCGGCAGCGCAGCAGGCGTGGCTGCAGGCGATGGGGTATGCGGTGTACCTGGAGGGCGGCGCGCTGGATGCGTTGCCAGCGGTGCAGACCGCGGTGCCCGCGATGGTGGCGCCCGATGCCGCGCCCGGGCGCCCGCGTGTGCCGGCGCGCCGCGAACCGGCCCCGCGGGTTTTGCCGGATATACCGGTCACCGTGCCGGAAACGCGCGCCGCACCGCCGCGCCGGGGTGGTGGCCCGCGCCTGCCCGACCGCCTGCAGATTGCCCTGCTGCGGGCTTCCGGTTGCAATCCGAACGATCCGCAGACCCGTGCGCTGATGGAAGGCTGGCCGCTGGGCGAGCTGCGTGCCAACCCGGCGGCCAAGCGCGCACTGTGGCCGCAGCTGCGCGCGCTGCGGCGGAAGCAGCGGCAATGA
- a CDS encoding conserved exported hypothetical protein (Evidence 4 : Homologs of previously reported genes of unknown function) translates to MRALPSLCCLLLLTSATAVAGPLYKWKDANGVTQYSERPPEGQKYETRRITSNGDPVVEAEPAKAEESPQCASARNNLKLLAGSGPVMQDTDGDGKPDAELDEAQRAAQKQLAEAAAAVYCK, encoded by the coding sequence ATGCGCGCCCTGCCCAGCCTCTGCTGCCTGCTGCTGTTGACCAGCGCCACCGCCGTGGCCGGCCCCCTGTACAAGTGGAAGGATGCCAACGGCGTCACCCAGTACTCCGAGCGTCCGCCGGAAGGGCAGAAATACGAAACCCGACGGATCACCAGCAACGGCGATCCGGTGGTCGAGGCCGAGCCGGCCAAGGCCGAGGAATCCCCGCAGTGCGCCTCGGCGCGCAACAACCTGAAGCTGCTGGCCGGCAGCGGCCCGGTGATGCAGGACACCGACGGCGACGGCAAGCCCGACGCGGAACTGGACGAAGCCCAGCGCGCGGCGCAGAAGCAACTGGCCGAGGCCGCCGCGGCGGTCTATTGCAAGTAA
- the proS gene encoding prolyl-tRNA synthetase (Evidence 2a : Function of homologous gene experimentally demonstrated in an other organism; PubMedId : 1688424, 2203971, 9298646; Product type e : enzyme), with translation MRLSRFHLHTTKETPADAELVSHKLMLRAGMIRKLASGLYTWSPLGLRVLRKVEAIVREEMDRAGAVELQLPTIQPKELWEETGRWEKFGNQLLKIRDRKEQEYCYSPTAEEAITDFARQELSSYKQLPVNFYQVQTKFRDEIRPRFGVMRAREFLMKDAYSFHLDDASLFAEYENMKAAYTRIFTRLGLEFRAVQADSGAIGGDASQEFHVIADSGEDALVFSTGSDYAANVEAAVAADPSPRAAAGEEMRKVETPTQKTCEDVAALMGIALPRTVKSVAVMTAENAFVLALVRGDHDVNEIKLAKVAGLADYRMASEAEIAEYLGSEPGFLGPLNPRKAIRVVADRDVAALADFVVGANETGFHIAGVNWGRDLPEPEVADIRNVVAGDRARDGGELKIARGIEVGHVFQLGRKYAEALKATVLDENGKAAVMAMGCYGIGVSRIVAAAIEQNHDAAGIVWPAAMAPWQAVVCMINPKQDAAITAAAEALLAELQAAGIDAALDDRGLRPGAMFADMELIGIPHRIVVSERGLAAGTFEYRARSDSEAENLDKAAILRKIAG, from the coding sequence ATGCGCCTTTCCCGTTTCCACCTGCACACCACCAAGGAAACCCCCGCCGACGCCGAGCTGGTCAGCCACAAGCTGATGCTGCGCGCGGGCATGATCCGCAAGCTGGCCTCGGGCCTGTACACGTGGTCGCCGCTGGGCCTGCGCGTGCTGCGCAAGGTGGAGGCCATCGTCCGCGAGGAAATGGACCGCGCCGGCGCGGTGGAACTGCAGTTGCCGACCATCCAGCCGAAGGAGCTGTGGGAGGAAACCGGGCGCTGGGAGAAATTCGGCAACCAGCTGCTGAAAATCCGCGACCGCAAGGAGCAGGAATACTGCTACAGCCCCACCGCCGAGGAAGCCATTACCGACTTCGCGCGGCAGGAGCTGTCCAGCTACAAGCAGCTGCCGGTCAATTTCTACCAGGTCCAGACCAAGTTCCGCGATGAGATCCGCCCGCGCTTCGGGGTGATGCGCGCGCGCGAGTTCCTGATGAAGGACGCCTATTCCTTCCACTTGGACGACGCCAGCCTGTTTGCCGAATACGAGAACATGAAGGCGGCCTATACCCGCATCTTCACCCGGCTCGGGCTGGAGTTCCGCGCGGTGCAGGCCGATTCGGGTGCGATCGGCGGCGATGCCTCGCAGGAATTCCACGTGATCGCCGATTCCGGCGAGGACGCGCTGGTGTTTTCCACCGGTTCGGATTACGCGGCCAACGTCGAGGCTGCCGTCGCCGCCGACCCGAGCCCGCGCGCGGCCGCCGGCGAGGAAATGCGCAAGGTCGAGACTCCGACCCAGAAGACCTGCGAGGACGTGGCCGCATTGATGGGCATCGCCCTGCCGCGCACGGTCAAATCGGTGGCGGTGATGACCGCCGAAAATGCTTTCGTGCTGGCGCTGGTGCGCGGTGACCATGACGTCAACGAAATCAAACTGGCCAAAGTCGCCGGGCTGGCCGATTACCGCATGGCCAGCGAGGCCGAGATTGCCGAATACCTCGGCAGCGAGCCGGGTTTCCTCGGCCCGCTGAATCCGCGCAAGGCGATCCGCGTGGTGGCCGACCGCGACGTGGCGGCGCTGGCCGATTTCGTCGTCGGCGCCAACGAAACCGGTTTCCATATCGCCGGGGTCAACTGGGGCCGTGACCTGCCGGAGCCTGAAGTGGCCGATATCCGCAACGTCGTGGCCGGCGACCGCGCCCGCGACGGCGGCGAATTGAAAATCGCGCGCGGCATCGAGGTCGGCCACGTGTTCCAGCTCGGCCGCAAATACGCCGAGGCGCTCAAGGCCACGGTGCTGGACGAGAACGGCAAGGCCGCGGTGATGGCGATGGGCTGCTACGGCATCGGCGTGTCGCGCATCGTCGCCGCGGCGATCGAGCAGAACCATGACGCTGCAGGCATCGTCTGGCCGGCGGCGATGGCGCCGTGGCAGGCGGTGGTGTGCATGATCAACCCGAAGCAGGACGCGGCCATCACCGCCGCTGCCGAGGCGTTGCTGGCCGAACTGCAGGCCGCCGGCATCGATGCCGCGCTGGACGACCGCGGCCTGCGCCCCGGCGCGATGTTCGCCGACATGGAGCTGATCGGCATCCCGCACCGCATCGTCGTGTCCGAACGCGGGCTGGCCGCCGGCACCTTTGAATACCGCGCCCGCAGCGACAGCGAGGCGGAAAATCTGGACAAGGCGGCGATACTGCGGAAAATCGCCGGTTAA
- a CDS encoding ABC transporter related: MKPGTGNGEPGMETTGTVAAAGTGTASSISRTPSPVPDDGNTAINVRGLVNRFGSQTVHDGLDLDVRRGEILGVVGGSGTGKSVLMRSILGLRRPDAGRIEVLGEDARSDEPAARLHIERNTGVLFQDGALFSSLTVGENVQVPLKEHYPELPEAWHYELALLKVKLAGLPADAINKLPSQLSGGMRKRAGLARALALDPPLLFLDEPTAGLDPIGAAAFDRLIKALQEALGLTVFLITHDLDTLYAICDRVAVLADHKVIANAPLPEIERLDHPWIREYFHGPRARAARESGERGTGQRQ; the protein is encoded by the coding sequence ATGAAGCCGGGAACGGGAAACGGGGAACCGGGAATGGAAACGACTGGCACCGTGGCGGCCGCCGGGACTGGCACTGCATCTTCCATTTCCCGTACTCCGTCCCCTGTTCCCGATGACGGCAACACCGCCATCAACGTGCGCGGGCTGGTCAACCGCTTCGGCAGCCAGACCGTGCACGACGGGCTGGACCTGGACGTGCGCCGCGGCGAGATCCTCGGCGTGGTCGGCGGCTCGGGCACCGGCAAGTCGGTGCTGATGCGCTCCATCCTCGGCCTGCGCCGGCCCGACGCCGGCCGGATCGAGGTGCTGGGCGAGGACGCGCGCTCGGACGAACCCGCCGCGCGCCTGCACATCGAGCGCAACACCGGCGTGCTGTTCCAGGACGGCGCGCTGTTCTCCTCGCTCACCGTCGGCGAGAACGTGCAGGTGCCGCTGAAGGAGCACTACCCGGAACTGCCCGAGGCGTGGCATTACGAACTGGCGCTGCTGAAGGTGAAGCTGGCCGGGCTGCCGGCCGACGCCATCAACAAGCTGCCCTCGCAGCTGTCCGGCGGCATGCGCAAGCGCGCCGGGCTGGCGCGGGCGCTGGCGCTGGATCCGCCGCTGCTGTTCCTCGACGAACCCACCGCCGGTCTCGACCCGATCGGCGCGGCCGCGTTCGACCGGCTGATCAAGGCTCTGCAGGAGGCGCTGGGGCTGACCGTGTTCCTGATCACCCACGACCTGGACACGCTCTACGCCATCTGCGACCGGGTCGCGGTTCTGGCCGACCACAAGGTGATCGCCAACGCCCCGCTGCCGGAAATCGAACGCCTCGACCACCCGTGGATACGCGAATATTTCCACGGCCCGCGCGCGCGCGCAGCGCGCGAAAGCGGGGAACGGGGAACGGGGCAGCGGCAATGA
- a CDS encoding conserved membrane hypothetical protein (Evidence 4 : Homologs of previously reported genes of unknown function), producing the protein MGEYGGRFRVILTRMSADPTAILPNRATYAQRVAFVSEIAGRLHSYGTTAQRLEAAVVALSQQLDLDCEPWSNPTGLILSFSDPTQAIGSSDITRVIRLGPGDNNLHKLAMADQIADAVASGQMSIAQGHTALRQLDRDPTWRDNTQMLLSFGLGSAGVAGMWRLPWLDVITAGVTGLLIGVLLFYADRRVATREAGEALAAVLAGFVVVLVASFIGPLNQNSVIIAALVVLVPGMSLTNAVNELTSQHWVSGTARFAGALTTIMKLTVGAMIAVTITRLLGLEPQIRALRPQPEWVEWGSVVLASFAFAMLFRASWRDYPWVMAASLAGYAISRYGGQQWGVPVGIFLAAMTLAAAGNLFGRVVQRPGAIVRLPGIIMLVPGSISLRGVLSLVQQQNVNAGESALLTVTNVVMALVAGLLFGNLLIPARKNL; encoded by the coding sequence GTGGGCGAGTATGGCGGCCGCTTCCGGGTGATACTAACGCGCATGTCCGCCGACCCGACCGCCATTCTTCCCAACCGTGCCACCTACGCCCAGCGCGTGGCGTTCGTCTCGGAGATCGCAGGTCGCCTGCACAGTTACGGCACCACTGCGCAGCGGCTGGAAGCAGCGGTGGTGGCGCTGTCGCAGCAACTGGACCTGGACTGCGAACCGTGGTCGAACCCGACCGGCCTGATCCTCAGTTTCAGCGACCCGACCCAGGCCATCGGTTCCAGCGACATCACCCGCGTGATCCGGCTCGGGCCGGGCGACAACAATCTGCACAAGCTGGCGATGGCCGACCAGATCGCCGATGCGGTGGCCAGCGGGCAGATGAGCATCGCCCAGGGCCATACCGCGCTGCGCCAGCTCGACCGCGACCCGACCTGGCGCGACAACACCCAGATGCTGCTGTCCTTCGGCCTCGGCTCGGCCGGCGTGGCCGGCATGTGGCGGCTGCCGTGGCTGGATGTGATCACCGCCGGTGTCACCGGACTGCTGATCGGGGTGCTGCTGTTCTATGCCGACCGCCGCGTCGCCACCCGCGAGGCCGGCGAGGCGCTGGCCGCGGTGCTGGCCGGTTTCGTCGTGGTGCTGGTGGCCAGTTTCATCGGCCCGCTGAACCAGAACTCGGTGATCATCGCCGCGCTGGTGGTGCTGGTGCCGGGCATGTCGCTGACCAACGCGGTCAACGAGCTGACCAGCCAGCACTGGGTGTCGGGCACGGCGCGCTTCGCCGGTGCGCTGACCACGATCATGAAGCTCACCGTCGGCGCGATGATTGCGGTGACCATTACCCGGCTGCTGGGACTGGAGCCGCAGATACGTGCGCTGCGGCCGCAGCCGGAATGGGTGGAATGGGGCTCGGTGGTGCTGGCGTCCTTCGCCTTCGCGATGCTGTTCCGCGCCTCGTGGCGCGATTATCCGTGGGTGATGGCCGCCTCGCTGGCCGGTTATGCCATTTCCCGGTACGGCGGCCAGCAATGGGGCGTCCCGGTCGGCATATTCCTGGCGGCAATGACGCTGGCCGCGGCCGGCAACCTGTTCGGTCGCGTGGTACAGCGCCCCGGCGCCATCGTGCGGCTTCCAGGCATCATCATGCTGGTGCCCGGCAGCATCAGCCTGCGCGGGGTGTTGAGCCTGGTCCAGCAGCAGAACGTGAACGCAGGCGAATCTGCATTGCTGACGGTGACGAATGTGGTGATGGCGCTGGTGGCCGGGTTGTTGTTCGGCAACCTGCTGATTCCGGCGCGGAAGAATCTCTGA